In Acidimicrobiales bacterium, the following proteins share a genomic window:
- the gcvPB gene encoding aminomethyl-transferring glycine dehydrogenase subunit GcvPB: MIGGAPGGRALSAPIMGRADEPTVFELSSPGRSAWSFRTTGVPEWTAEELVPAAHLRTKPLALPEVSERDLVGHVTRLSARQYSVDLGAYPLGSCTMKYNPKLCDDAAGLAGLAGAHPSAPAALTQGWLELLADLAARLCAVTGMHAATLQPPAGAAGELTGLLLMRAWHRDQGSRRTKVIIPDSAHGTNPASVTLGGYRTVTVPSDTRGCVDVAALRERLDDDVAGIMLTNPNTLGLFEEDIAEIAAAVHDVGGLLYYDGANLNAILGVTRPGDMGFDIVHMNLHKTFAVPHGGGGPGAGPVAVSERLAPYLPGPLPVARDDGTWEWSTPSRSIGRVHSWHGNALALARAYSYILANGGDGLRKVAEAAVLNANWLRHRLRATYDIPYDRPSMHEFVASAATLKHTAGVKALDVAKRLLDEGFHAPTVYFPLIVEEALMIEPTETESPQTMEALAQALERIAASPEGAAAAPRSTPVGRVDEALAARRLIPTWDARPSESAAPE; this comes from the coding sequence GTGATCGGCGGGGCGCCCGGCGGGCGGGCGCTGTCGGCGCCGATCATGGGGCGGGCCGATGAGCCGACCGTGTTCGAGCTGTCGTCGCCGGGGCGCTCGGCGTGGTCCTTCCGCACCACCGGCGTGCCCGAGTGGACGGCCGAGGAACTGGTGCCCGCCGCCCACCTGCGGACGAAACCGCTGGCCCTGCCCGAGGTGTCCGAGCGCGACCTCGTCGGCCACGTCACCCGGCTGAGCGCCCGCCAGTACTCCGTGGACCTCGGGGCCTACCCGCTCGGCTCGTGCACCATGAAGTACAACCCGAAGCTGTGCGACGACGCCGCCGGCCTGGCCGGCCTGGCCGGCGCCCATCCCTCGGCGCCGGCGGCGTTGACCCAGGGGTGGCTCGAGCTGCTCGCCGACCTGGCGGCGCGGTTGTGCGCCGTCACCGGCATGCACGCCGCCACCCTGCAGCCGCCCGCCGGAGCGGCCGGCGAGCTCACCGGGCTGCTGCTGATGCGCGCCTGGCACCGCGACCAGGGGAGCCGGCGCACCAAGGTGATCATCCCGGACTCGGCCCACGGCACCAACCCGGCCTCGGTGACGCTCGGCGGGTACCGGACGGTCACCGTGCCGTCCGACACCCGGGGCTGCGTCGACGTGGCCGCCCTGCGGGAGCGCCTCGACGACGACGTGGCCGGCATCATGCTCACCAACCCCAACACCCTCGGCCTGTTCGAGGAGGACATCGCCGAGATCGCCGCCGCCGTGCACGACGTGGGCGGCCTGCTGTACTACGACGGCGCCAATCTCAACGCCATCCTCGGCGTGACCCGCCCGGGCGACATGGGCTTCGACATCGTGCACATGAACCTGCACAAGACGTTCGCCGTCCCCCACGGCGGCGGCGGTCCCGGGGCCGGCCCGGTGGCCGTGTCCGAGCGGTTGGCGCCGTATCTTCCGGGGCCGCTGCCGGTGGCGCGCGACGACGGCACGTGGGAGTGGTCGACGCCGTCCAGGTCGATCGGCCGGGTCCACTCCTGGCACGGCAACGCCCTGGCCCTGGCCCGGGCCTACTCGTACATCCTGGCCAACGGCGGCGACGGCCTGCGCAAGGTGGCCGAGGCGGCCGTGCTCAACGCCAACTGGCTGCGCCACCGCCTCCGGGCCACCTATGACATCCCCTACGACCGCCCGAGCATGCACGAGTTCGTGGCGTCGGCGGCCACGCTCAAGCACACCGCCGGCGTCAAGGCGCTCGACGTGGCCAAGCGCCTCCTGGACGAGGGCTTCCACGCCCCCACGGTGTACTTCCCGCTGATCGTGGAGGAGGCCCTGATGATCGAGCCGACCGAGACCGAGAGCCCCCAGACCATGGAGGCGCTGGCCCAGGCCCTCGAGCGCATCGCCGCCTC